TCTCTTGCGCTTGCGAATCGTTTCCTCATTGGGCAGGAAGTAGGCCACAAACTGGTTTCCTTCCTCATCCATCATACCTCTGCAGGTCACAACAATAAGCAATTCAGAACATTATGTAAATTGTCATAGTGCAGGACGGTCACAGAAAatcacagacacacgcacacaatgtAGCAATGTTTTCTCCTCACCTAATCATGGCCTGTGACATCATCTCCACACCCTGGGGTGCTGACATGTCTTTAGGCGCAGGATCAGAGTCGAAGATTACCTGAGCACACGGGTTGATCCACATCTGGGGAGAAGAAAACAGAACATACAAATGCTTACTCTTTACCACAACACACTAGGGCAAGACAACAACAGTGAAACACATCCAGCTTGAAACAGATACAGGAACCAATGACTCCCCAGGAACAAAGACCATGGGCATATTGCAGATAATGATACTGTATGTCCTGTTGAGTGCTATGCATGCTCACCTTGAAGTCAGGGAACACAGGCATCACCTCCACAGGAGTGACTCTGGGTTTGCTGTAGTGCTGAGCAATCTGGGGAAAGAGGAGGAACACAGCGTGTGATGTACAGATACTAGGATCGTAATTTGAtcacttttgttgctgagaattttcctgttaTATTATACAGCTATATTAACAGTGTaccacttttcatgtagcctcatTTTGACcaactaatagcctaaccaccaatcaaacaacattatggactaaacattcaaatcctgttgctgcaggattattttgctgcgaCAATTTAGGTACAAATAAGATCCGACATTAACTTTGTTTGTGATGGAATTAATCATTCTAGAAGGAGCATACAATGAACTGTGTCATCTCTGTGTAGCTGGACATTGACTTTGAAGTTGTTACTGAAAGACCTATTTGGACTGAATATTGCACAGTAAATTGTGGAGAGCCAAACACGGGGCACTCTCACCGGTTTCTGTGCATCCTCAAAGGTCTTTTCAATAGCAGCAATCTGGCTGTCCCGATCCTTGtatatctcctcctctgtgaACTGCTGTTTGACAGACACACCGATCCTAAGGACAGGACACATAGGTTATAGAAGGGGTGGGACAAACAGCGAAAACACTACAAAATGGTAAGTGTGTATGCTGAATGTGGTGGTTAGCTAGCCTGTTAGGTCACACTTACTTGACTTCCACCTTCTCATTGGAGACACCATATCTATTGAACTCTGTAGAGATGTACTCAGTCTTCCTCATCCACGGGACCACCTTGGCATGCTGCTGAGATCTACAGCAAAACAAACAAAGAGCTCATAACACAGATTCCAAGTCATTCCTAACATTATAGTTGAAATTTGTTACACATATACTGTATTGACTGGTACACAGTCTGTATCCAAACCTTTTCGAGCTGGATGGAGCTGTGATGTCTTCTTCCAATAACTTCTCATCAGCTGGATCCAGAAGAACTAGAAAAATAAGGAGGGCATGATTCTAATTCAATACTACACAAGCTTCAAGTAACCACCACAAAAATATACTGACTGTGTGGTATAACAGTGTGTATGTCGTTCAGAAACGTACTGCTGGGGTCGACACGGTAGGTGTCTGGGTTAATGAGGTCGATGGTGACGCCAAGGTCAGGCTCAGTCAGCAGCTCATGTTTGTGTTGTTTCTCTAACGATGTAGCCTTGTACTGCACAAACCTGTCAACACCAGACAGAGCAACATCCAGTCACATCAGAGTCAGTGGCAGATCTGTATTTATGGGAGAAGGCTTAGAAAAGAAAAGCTGCACACTGTGGCTCCAACAACAATACATTTAATAGACAGCAAAATCTGGACTGACCTTTATAGCAGAAGGAACTTGGTAGTAACAAGGGTGTTTACCTGTGCTGGTCAAATGGATATGTGATGAATTTGGGATCAAATGGGATGTCAGGCAGGCTATTGCAGTACTTTACCCGACAGACCACGCCGGACCTGGGAGAATGGTTGGGACAAACATGGAAGCACACATCTAAAAAATGTACAGAGAAGAAGTCATCATCAAATACATGTTCTATTAACCACTGATGCCACATATCCTCATAATCTAAAGATAACCACCTAATGATCATATGGGTTTTGATCTGTCAATGACGGGgcgggcggcaggcagcctagaggttagagcagtaaccaaaaggttgctggatcgaatccccaagcttacaaggtaaaaatctgtcgttctgcccctgaacaaggaagttaacccactgttccctggtaggcagtcattgtaaataagaatttgttcttaaatgacttgcctgggttaaataaaggttaaaaaaaattgaGATCTCCAACCCCCtttgcatttaaaaaaatacttattGAATTGTAACTGAATATCTTTTGTTGAAACATCAAACTGCAAGCATACCTCTCTGGAACAGTTCTGTGTGATGAACTCCTAGACATGTTGATAGAAAAAGCAAGTGTTGTTAGCTACACACTCAGCTGAGACTGAATAAATAGGCAGTAACACAGCCCCCATTTCAATAGTAACTTATGATGGCACAGTCAGAACGTATGTAAAATATAATGATCGCTAACTAGCCATGCCGTCATTAGCTAGGTTGCGGCAAAGCAAATACATCCGAGAAAAGATTTACCTGTGACCGTCTGAGTCTCGCTGGGCTTGTGTTTGTATAGTTGGAGCCATTCTCTTAAAATAATGATCACGACTGGAAGCACAGCTTCACGTAAATTCAGACAACCGATCAAGAAACTCCTTACTAAAACACTATACCTGAAAGAATAAGAAACTCAGTTgactacctagctagctatttaCTCCAAAGTACTCAGAGCTTGCGCTCTTTTTGCTTTTCTGTCTTGGCTGGCGGCATCTTACTACTAGTAGGACCCCTAATATTTTCATGGGTAGCTTCGGAGCGGCCTGAATATAATTGCGTAGCAGATCTACCGTCAGTATTTTCTATATATCGTATGTGGATTTGTGGTAGGCCGTACCTTAAACTGGCCAGTATCAATTTATACGATTCTACGTCGGAAAGCAAGCTACAAAAATAAAATATCATCGCCCTCTACTGTATGACATACTGACAACCAATCTGTAGCAAAAAAATGTTTGAAATAGAAGTACAACAAGCTTGGAAAATGTTAGGATTTATTCCGTCTTCGGAtgcaaagaaataaaaacaaacgTACCATTGATGTCATTGCTCAGTTTAACACCTGACATGTCACTTTCCTAAACAAGAAGTCGACATTAAAGACACTACGTGTGTTAGGCTATGCCTGACATTACAGAAGGACAATCGTTCAACTAAGACAATTTACATGTACAGGTATAAATCGAAATGTGGAATTAATCTATGGATTCTAATAATTTTCCTCATTTGCTATTAGAGCATTCATGACATTATTATTGAGGTGTGagctttacaacagcaacaaaaaAACAAGGAAACCCAGATCTGTGGTCTTCATCAAAAAAAACTACATTCAACATTTTAGTTTGAGCGCAAATTACAAAACTTGCAAAATACTGATGAGTGCAAATTATTATTTCATAATGTTGTAACATTTCCAAGAGTAAAGCTTTTCATTAaatgtgtgtgtcatgttaataaTGTTAGTGTTTTACATAACAAAACAATCCAGTGACACTGTCATGTAAGTGCCCAGACTGAAGCAGATTATGTATATAGAGATTTGTGAAAACAAACGTGTACAACCATGATAATGTGCAAGTCTGCCAAAATCCACAAAAATGACATTGACTATGGACTAAAcctcagttaaaaaaaaaaaaagtgtttttcacattgtttgACCTATATCACATATTAACACAGACAATAGAAATAGAACATATGTATGATGGTTCATGCTTTGGTGGGGAACACTTAGCAGCCTCACTATGCATCAATTCCAGTTACTGCAGGACCACCTCCCTGGTTCTTCCTGCCAAGCTGGGTGTCTCTACCCATATCCAACAACAATCCAACTGCATTAAATGCAGTGTGTTCATGTTGACAAAGACCATGCGCTAAAGCTAAGAGGGAACCAGTAGCAGGGAGGTAGAAAACAACTACTTGTTCTCATAATTTTATAGGAGTGGCTCAAACATACAGCTCCCATCATTTTATATCTGGGGAGATCCATGAGATCCATCCAACAATCCATGATGTGCTGTTCCTCATATTCTTTCCCTATCTCAGGTCTGCATCTGTCCAGAGGGATCCATCCTGTGGAAAGAGAACAATGGAGACTTTATTCATGAAAGTGTCAAAAACTCAACCGGATCATGCCTATTCACTTGTCAGTATCTGTAAACACATTATTGTGACATGCTACATGGTAATAACTATTAACAACAGTATAGTTTCCCATTTCAGATACAAGTTATAGTACTGCATTTAATCTGATCACACCTAAGAACAGATTGAAATCTAAATGAGTACTCACCTGCTCAACATGTACAGCATTTGGCCAGGGTCATCTGCAAATACCCTGTAGTAACACAATGAGAAAGGAAGGTCTGTTTGATACTTCATCTGGATATTTGTAAGACGATTGAAAATCAGCAAGTTGCCTGTGTGTAAAATATGATTAGATACTCATACCCATCTCCCCAGTGATAAAATGCCTGGTCCTGGTAAAAGATACATAGGAACAGCCACACGCTTATGGTCTCCACCcaaaatattacaaaaaggaACCATAGTGAGGAGACTAGCAGCTCACACACCATCCTGGGGCTTCTACAAcgagacagagcagagagcagagttaAACCATAGGGGAACATACCAAcactacagtcctatacagacaAATAGTGACGGTACTGGTGGGAGCAACATGAGAACTGCTAGTCCTGAAGAAAGATAACAATATTTAAGAAATGCCAATTATATACCTTGATTG
The sequence above is drawn from the Salvelinus fontinalis isolate EN_2023a chromosome 24, ASM2944872v1, whole genome shotgun sequence genome and encodes:
- the LOC129822184 gene encoding RNA polymerase II-associated factor 1 homolog isoform X2, with amino-acid sequence MAPTIQTQAQRDSDGHRSSSHRTVPERSGVVCRVKYCNSLPDIPFDPKFITYPFDQHRFVQYKATSLEKQHKHELLTEPDLGVTIDLINPDTYRVDPSILLDPADEKLLEEDITAPSSSKRSQQHAKVVPWMRKTEYISTEFNRYGVSNEKVEVKIGVSVKQQFTEEEIYKDRDSQIAAIEKTFEDAQKPIAQHYSKPRVTPVEVMPVFPDFKMWINPCAQVIFDSDPAPKDMSAPQGVEMMSQAMIRGMMDEEGNQFVAYFLPNEETIRKRKRDVDEELDYMPDDLYDYKIAREYNWNVKNKASKGYEENYFFIFRDGDGVYYNELETRVRLSKRRAKAGAQSTTNAVLVCKHRDMNDKELEAQDARKAQLENHEPEDEEEDMDLGKLQDSGDEKEKGSESEADNSDSDSDREDEDGKRSGAENDDEEGAKRRRKASGSGSESGEEEVKLADEVEIFGSDDDSDNDDNEPKNGAARSSGEEGSGSEEEEKESHRERSRSGSASPAHSSGSDHSEGGRAQSGSGSEQASDSSDGSDSE
- the LOC129822184 gene encoding RNA polymerase II-associated factor 1 homolog isoform X1, which produces MAPTIQTQAQRDSDGHRSRSSSHRTVPERSGVVCRVKYCNSLPDIPFDPKFITYPFDQHRFVQYKATSLEKQHKHELLTEPDLGVTIDLINPDTYRVDPSILLDPADEKLLEEDITAPSSSKRSQQHAKVVPWMRKTEYISTEFNRYGVSNEKVEVKIGVSVKQQFTEEEIYKDRDSQIAAIEKTFEDAQKPIAQHYSKPRVTPVEVMPVFPDFKMWINPCAQVIFDSDPAPKDMSAPQGVEMMSQAMIRGMMDEEGNQFVAYFLPNEETIRKRKRDVDEELDYMPDDLYDYKIAREYNWNVKNKASKGYEENYFFIFRDGDGVYYNELETRVRLSKRRAKAGAQSTTNAVLVCKHRDMNDKELEAQDARKAQLENHEPEDEEEDMDLGKLQDSGDEKEKGSESEADNSDSDSDREDEDGKRSGAENDDEEGAKRRRKASGSGSESGEEEVKLADEVEIFGSDDDSDNDDNEPKNGAARSSGEEGSGSEEEEKESHRERSRSGSASPAHSSGSDHSEGGRAQSGSGSEQASDSSDGSDSE